The following proteins are co-located in the Heteronotia binoei isolate CCM8104 ecotype False Entrance Well chromosome 21, APGP_CSIRO_Hbin_v1, whole genome shotgun sequence genome:
- the TMX1 gene encoding thioredoxin-related transmembrane protein 1 has product MAAAGVRGAAAALGLLLVVATVAGRSQVRVLSDGTWRELLEGEWMVEFYAPWCPACQNLQPEWESFAEWGEDLEVNVAKVDVTEQPGLSGRFIITALPTIYHCKDGEFRRYQGPRTKTDFINFISDQEWKSIEPVSSWLGPSSFLMSSMSALFQLSMWIRHCHNYFTENLGIPAWGSYAIFALATLFSALVLGLVMVFLADCLCPSKRTRPPPYPCHSKHTCPSRVFIVQKWEQRKLPESVEPWKQFGEEPSDGDVSVAEPGQQEPPTPLPDTLRQRAVPPAAGAEKL; this is encoded by the exons ATGGCGGCCGCCGGGGTGCgcggggcggcggcggcgctggggCTGCTGCTCGTGGTTGCGACGGTGGCCGGGCGGAGCCAAGTGCGGGTGCTGAGCGACGGGACGTGGCGGGAGCTGCTGGAGGGAGAATGGATGGTGGAGTT CTATGCTCCTTGGTGTCCTGCTTGCCAGAATTTACAGCCCGAATGGGAAAGCTTCGCTGAATGGGGAGAGGACCTTGAAGTTAACGTCGCAAAAGTGGATGTGACGGAGCAGCCAG GGCTGAGCGGGCGGTTTATCATAACAGCGCTCCCCACCATCTACCA CTGCAAAGATGGAGAGTTCAGGCGGTACCAGGGTCCGCGGACTAAAACAGACTTCATCAACTTCATCAGTGACCAAGAATGGAAGTCGATTGAGCCTGTTTCTTCTTGGCTTGGCCCGTCTTCATTCCT GATGAGCAGCATGTCGGCGCTCTTCCAGCTGTCCATGTGGATCCGG CACTGCCACAACTACTTCACGGAAAACCTCGGCATTCCAGCCTGGGGATCCTACGCCATCTTTGCCTTGGCCACTTTGTTCTCAGCGCTGGTGCTGGGGCTG GTCATGGTGTTTCTGGCTGACTGTCTCTGCCCCTCCAAAAGGACCAGACCACCTCCGTACCCCTGTCACAGTAAGCACACGTGTCCCTCTCGGGTTTTTATAGTGCAGAAGTGGGAACAAA gAAAGTTGCCGGAGTCTGTGGAGCCGTGGAAGCAGTTTGGAGAAGAGCCCAGCGACGGAGACGTTTCCGTGGCTGAGCCGGGGCAGCAAGAGCCCCCCACCCCGCTGCCCGACACACTGCGGCAGCGAGCCGTGCCCCCCGCCGCTGGAGCGGAGAAGTTGtag